The nucleotide sequence AAGTTATCCTTGTGCTTGATGTGCATCATTTCTGGATCTCCCATTGATTTTCACATATATGATAATATTTCATGGCTTCAATCAAATTATCAAATTACGGAGATTACGAATAGGTCATTTTATATGAGATCCTCTCTGGATTTCTGTGTCTGGGATCGGCAGACTTAGAGATATGGACCACTTATTTTAAACTCTACGGCCCCCATTAGCTCATTATACTAGCCCACCTTACACAAATCAAAGATCTACatgtctctctccctcccttgAACGACCTTGAATCTCTGAATCCGCGGGCTCCGAATTTCGAGATCCGAAGACTATCTCGATTCATTACTATTAtgctattgtgtgtgtgtgtgtgtgttggtcTGCTCAAATGTGTAGCAAATGGTATCATGTGGTGGACCAGCCATTTGGTGAAGCATGGTGCgcaatgcttataaatattaagaaaatcatatcttaattaattaacaactACATCTTGTTTGTTAAAATGATAAACCCTAGCTACTACATCTTAATCACGTACGCGCGCAAGGTAGTGTACGAGCAGGATATGACATTATTAATAGAACCCGGATCTTTTTCATGATAATCGGAAAGCAACTTAATTAAGCGGAGTTTGTCATTGTCATGTGTTGCTTGCTGCTTTGATTAAAGGTAATTTGGTCTCTAATCTCTTTAGTTGTTAATATTCTCGACCCCACATTactgtattttaaaaaaatcgTACTTTTTAGAAAATAGAATGCACTTTTAGTGTAATTGAATgtatgaataattaaaaactgaaaatttattACTTTTACAACTTGATTTTCTGTGAAACTTGCTTTTCCAAGCAAGAAAACAAGGATGTTATTCATCCAATATGATCTACACTATGTGTATGTAATGAGACAAAATTCCAGTCCCTGATGCTAGATTTTGTACTCTTTAGATTCAAAATGGGAGAACCATTCAAAAACCTAAAAGGAACATTAAAGAGAGAAAACTAGATTAATTCCTGCTTCTCTTTCTTTGTTCCATAAAATTATGTATTCGCTTAAGAGCAACTTCAAGTGTCTGCTCACTCATGTTTGcaaaacaaaccctaaaccagCCTGGTTCAGAGCAGTGGCATGAAGAACCAGGAGATATATTTAGCTTCACTTCATACAGCATAGAGTCCCAAAGAGCCAATTCACCTTCTCTTGTTGGTTTCTCCAAAAGTGGACTTAAATTCATCCAGCAAAACAACCCGGCATTGCCTGTCAAACACTCAATCCCCGATTTCTTCAAACCCTCGATTATCATGTCGTATCTCTTCCTCAGTCTCTCTCTATTTGTCTTTATGTAATTTTCAGTGAATTCCTTCTCAGACAACATGGAAGCCAAGAGATGTTGTGTCTGAGAAGATATCAGGGTGAAGCTAGACATCCTTCTTGCTGTTGTCACAACCTTGTCGTTGTAAGAGTACACGGTGCCAATACGAAAACCCGGAAGGCCTAGGTCTTTAGAGAGGCTATAAACTATGTGGACTCTTTCTGCATCCTTGTACTGCCTGTCTTCAAGAATCTCTGCAATGCTTATGAACTCGGTGGATGAGAAGGCAGAGCCCGAGTAAATTTCATCAGATACAAGATGGATGTTTTCCCGGGTGACAAAATCAAGAATCTCTTCAAGGACTGCCCTTTGGACTGTTGCACCTAAAGGGTTGGAAGGATTTGTGATGAGTACACCTCTCACTCTCATGTTCTTGGCTTCCGCCTCTTTGTATGCAGCATCCAAAGCTTGAGGAGTGATTTGGAAATTGTTTGAGCTGCCACAGTGGATTGGCACAATATTCACACCAGTCCTCCACCTCAAATCTCTATCAAATCTGTAAAACAAAATTTGAGTTGGCATAATTAGTTTTTTGACACTTTGACAAAATAATGCCAGACTGTCTGACTAGGGAACATTTTCGTAACTCTGAATGGCATTAAGTTTGAGTAGTGGAGGAGTATTCTTACCCTGGATAGTATGGGGTTGGAACAAGCAAAGCATCACCAGGATCAGCTATAATGAAAGTTAATAGCTCATTGGCTGCAGTTGCTCCTGCAGTTAGGACTATTCTATCAGGGTCAAATTTGGCTCTTCCTCCTCTTATTTGTTCCATGAAACTTGCCATTGCCTTTCTGAAAGACAAAAGACCATGGTAATCTTGAAACAAGGCATTTTCTCTAAAGCCAGACACTCCTTTTGATGCCTTTGCTCCCCAGTTGGAGGCTTCTGAATGCTCTTCCAAGTATTTTTCCAACACATCGAATGAAACctgttcaataaaaaaatatatatattaggtcacaattcttaaataaaaaacatattagtattttcttcttctcgGTTTTGTTGAGCACTACACCCTATCAATAAAATTCTCTCTTACCACCAaggtttttttaaaataaaatatatatatataaaaaaaaaaagcaatcttcttcttctggatTTTGTTGAGCACTTACTTGATTCTCAGCCAGTCCCATCTGTATGACTCCTGATGGGTTGCTTGATTCATCGTAAGGGTTTTCGTCATATGCTTTCCAGCCTGCAAAGTATGGAGAGTCTTCTCCATGAGTATCAGAAACAGCTATTTTTGATAGCTCAACGGaaggctgctgctgctgctcaaTCTCTATACCCATGGATGCTAGCTCTGTACCGGGATTAATTTTCGGGCTTATCTTGATTTTCTAGGACAAGGATTTTCTTTTGAGGAAGCTGAAATGACTAAGGGAATTAGTgagaaaagagaagagagagctgaATGAAACCATCTCAAAAGGCCTCTTATATATAGGAAGAGAAGGGTTGAGAGCTTTGAGATACAAAAAGGGCCCCCCCttctatttatatatatacaatgtTTGGTCAGTCCGTAATTTGACCAAGCTTTCTTGATCTCAATGATCCTAAATCATACAGATCGAATATGCTAATTAATATGGTAGTTGTCTTCATAATTTGCTTTAGAATAAAGGTGGCTGTTAAAACGTTGTTATTAACATTCTAAAACAGTTACTAAGCAATATCTTCATTTGAAATTACTGTCTTTTAAAACGTTAATAACAATTTGTTACATatataaatttcaaatgaaTGTCCATACTTCTAATCAATCAAACTGTTTGTTCCAAATGGAATGGTTTTGTAGTTAAATTATTGAGCAATATTATACTTACCACATATTTGTACCTCATTTTAATGTCATATATGACTTTTAATGATTAAAATCAAACTTACCACTGCTAGTGGCCTTTTCTACAGTGGTGAAAATGTATTGTGCCCTTATATGACTGTGTGGTTTGAATCCCGTCGTTAGccaatctaaaaaaaaattaaactttccACATATTTGTACTACATTTTAATACCAtacaaatatttaaagaaaatccaatgagagagagagagagagagagagaaaaaacaaTCAATTGAAAGAGATAAAACCATCATCCAAATATTACAATGACATAAAATCactaaatgacatttttacacATCAGTTATCACATTATGGGACATTTAAATGTGGTATGGCTAACATTTACTCATTCAATTAACATCGTAGCTAGTGTTAGGAGTATTAAGATTCTATGGCTATGGAATTGACATGTGTCAATAGATTAAGAAGTTAGTTAGGTTTGTTGTGATTGTAGCTTAGAGTGCAAGCTACTAAAGCTATTATATATAGCTTGTAATAAACAGTTGTAACTAATAAGAAAGATCAATACATTTCCAAAGATTCCTTCCCTCTCTAAACCATCTAAATCTTCTTCTATCTCTGCATAACAGTTCTTACCAAATCCTTCAATGGTTACATGGTATCATCACCGGAACAAGCATAAAAGCTTGACGATTCTTCGATCTTGGTTTCATTTGCTTCCGCTACATCTCAAGTTTCCTTTGTAATACTGTGATTCTTTCTGGTAAATTTGGGTGTTTTGTCTTCACCCATTCTTTTGATTTTGCGTTCTACAAAGTGTACACACCAAGTGTTTGTGGTTTGTTCTCTGTCAAGATCACTTCAAGATTTCGTCACAATCTGCAACAATGGTGACAACTTCTCAATTACATATTCTCCAATCTCCAATCACTTCATTGATTTCATCTGTTTCCAACTCAGTAAACATGAAATTGGATGATACGAATTATTCGGCCTAGCATTTCCAGATGTAGTTACTCCTTGAAGGTCATAGCATCATTGGGTTTGTTGACGGCTCAACACCCTGTCCTACCCAGTTTAGTCAAGAATCTTTTGATAACTCTGCATTCTTATCTGGTAATTCCTCCACAAGGGTACCATCAGATGAATACAAGATTTGGAATATGCATGATAAAGCATTAATGCAGTTAATCACTACAACGTTGTCTCCTGATGCAATTTCATGTGCAATTGGCAGTACCAGTTCCAAAGAATTATGGACTGGGCTTAAAGAACAGTTCTCTACAGTCACAAGAACAAGCATCTTTCAACTTAAATCTGAGCTTCAAACTATAAAGAAGGGTAATGATTCCATCACACTATatttgcaaaaaattaaaaaagcaaGAGATTTCTTGACTGCTGCTGGTGTATTCTTTAAAgatgatgatattgtgattCTTACACTAAATGGTTTGCCTGctgaatttaatataataagatCCGTGATTAGGGGTCATGAAATTGTGATATCATTGAAAGATCTTCGATCTCAACTACTTGCTGAAGAAACTTTGCTTGAAAATGTATCTACATCACCTGTGTTATCTGCACTCATGGCACAAAAGAATGGTTTTACTTCCAAGAATCGATCTTTTTCCAACTTTGGTGGCAACCATGTTAGTCCCAACTATAATGCATACAAGtatttcaacaacaacaacaacaaatgcAGAAATTGGTTCAATTCCACCTTCAATTCGAAGTTTGGCAACTACAAGAATTTTCATTTAAGTCCTGCTCCTGGAATTCTTGGTACATCACCACCAAGATCACAAAACTATGGCTTTCAGGCCCAAACTTGCCAAATTTGTGGGAAAAACAATCATCTGGCCTCTACTTGTTGATTCAGGAATACAAATTCATCACAGggatgtcaaatttgtggcaaGAACAACCATCTTGCTGATATTTGCAGATATAGAAATAAAGTTGTTTCTTCAGGTTGTCAAATATGTGGGAATCCCTATCACATTGTAGAAACATGTTTTCAGAAGACTCCTACTTCTCCAATGAATGCCATGCATGTTGCCACACCTAATGGTCATTACTCTTAATTCTTAGTGTCATCTGCACCATCACAGCAACAGGTTTGGCTTACTGATTCAGGTGCCAATAATCACATGACTTCAGAATTGAGTAATTTCTCATTGGCAACCCTATATCCGTCAAATGAGACAATTCGGACAGCTAATCATGATTGTTTAGCTATCTCTCACATCGGTTCAACTTTCCTCACAACTCCAATGAAGCTTATTAAGCTTAATTCTATTCTTTATGTCCTAAAATTATCTCAAAACCTATTGTCTGTGCATAGGATCTATTTGGATAATAACTGTTGGTTGATTTTCGATGCATTTTCATTTTGGATTCAGGACAAAGCCACAAGGAGGATACTCTACAAAGGGCTGTGTAACAATGGATTATACCCCATCACCTTACCAAGTTCTCGTGCAATCAATAAAGGGCAACCTGCAACTTTTCTTGGAAAACAAGTTACAATCAGTATTTGGCATAAGAGACTGGGTCATCCTTCTAATTCAATAGTCTCTTAAGTTTTAAGAACTTCAAATGTCTCATGTGTTGCTGATAGTATACCTTCACTGTGTCAAACATGTTTAGGGGGTAAATTTAGTAAACTGCCATTTTCTCCTTCAGTTGCAAAGTGTGTAAAACCTTTTGATATTGTACATAGTAATGTGTAGGGCCCTGCTCCTTGTGTGTTTTTCGAAGGATTCAAATACCATGTGACCTTCATTGATCATTGTACCAAGTATTGTTGGATTTTTCCAATATgcaataaaagtgatgtttctgcaacatttgttttcttttacaatTTCATTTTAAACCAGTTTCATACATACATAAAAACTCTCCAAAGTGATGGTAATGGTGAATATATAAGTAAAGCatttcaaaagttttttttttttttttttttttttttatgataaatGAGTGAGCCATCAAATGTCATGTCCTCATACACTAGAACAGAATGGGATAGCAGAGAGAAAACACATACATATTATTGAAACATCCATCACTTTGTTACATTCTGCTTCATTACCAtccttgttttggttttttgctTGTCATACCTCAGTATACTTAATCAACAGAGTGTCATCTCCTATATTAGATAATAAATCACCATTTGAATTGCTGCATAATTCAATACCTAAGATCCAACATTTGAAAGTATTTGGTTGTTCTTGTTACCCTTGGTTAAGACCATACAATAGCACCAAATTAGAACCTAGAAAAACATAGTGTGTCTTTTTGGGGTATGCATCCAAGTATAAAGGTATATCTTCTATGATCTATCtagaaagaaaatttatatCTCTAGACATGTGATATTTGATGAGATAGAGTTTTCTTACCCATCTTTGGTTCCCAAACATCATTATGTCACTACTACACCATTACCATCACTCATTCAAACACCAATTCCAATGCCATATCACATTAATGTCCTTGTTTTGCCAGAATCACAAAATCACTCCACATTGTGTTCCTCACTAGGTCCCACATAATTAGGTTCAGCTCATATACCTAGTTCCATGCCAAATACTTTCATCAATCAAGCTTCAGAAGACTCCACTACAATTCTAGTTACAGTTTCAAGTTCCAATTCATAAGATTCAAGTTCTAGTCAATCCATTACTGCACCAAAAACACAACCTTTGTCTCTTACACTCTCTGGGGGTACCTAAATTTCAACCTGAACAACTGCAAGTGGTTCTATCTATTCCTCCAATCAATCTTCACCCTATGCAAACAAGGTCAAAGAGTGGCATCTCAAAGAAAATTGCTCTACTTGCTGTTGTACATGAAAATGAAGGAGTTGATTTGAGTTAAGTTGAACCTGCAACATATAAGTCTGCATTAAAATCCTCAATATGGCATGAGGCTATGAAAGATGAGATTTCATCTTTACACAACCAAGGTACATGGTCATTGGTTCCTCTACCACATCACAAGAACTTAGTAGGCTGTAAATGGGTATTTAAGATCAAGAAGAATGCTGATGGTTCAATTGGGAGATATAAAGTAAGACTTGTGGCTAAAGGGTTTAATCAAGAAAAAGGTATTGACTATGGAGAGACTTTTAGCCCAGTTGTTAAACCTACAACAATGAGATTAGTTCTAGCCTTATCTGCACACTTTGGTTGGACATTAAGATAATTGAATATGAAAAATGCCTTTCTACATGGCATCTTCCAAGAAGATGTGTAAATGGCACAACTGCATTTGTTGATACCAAACATAGAGACTATGTTTGcaaattaattacataaatccttatatggattgaaacaagcaccaagggTCTAGAATGAGAGATTAACTAGTTTTCTACCATCTTTGGGGTTCAAATCCACATATGCAGATTCATCATTGTTTGTGAAAGTTGTTGGCAGTTATGTGGTAATCTTGctattatatgttgatgacatcatTATAACAGGAATTGCAACACAAGCAATCATTGAGGTTATTCAGTCTCTCACTCAggaatttgatataaaagatATAAAAGACTTGGGACCACTTCGCTACTTTTTGGGGATCTAAATTATGCAGAAGAAGAATGGTTTATTCCTATCTCAAGACAAGTATGTCACATATTTGTTAACTAAGTCTGAAATGTTGCTGTCTAAACCATGTGCTACTTCATGCTTGCCCTACAATAGATTGCTCAAAGATGATGGAAAACCTTATAATAACCCTGCACTATATAGAAGTTTGGTTAGTGCCCTCCAATACTTAACATTCACTAAGCTTGACATTGCTTTTGCAGTGCATCAGGTATGTCAATTTATGCAAAACCCTATGGAGTCACATTTCATGGCTGTTAAAAGAATTCTCAGATACTTAAGAGCTACTCAAGGTTGTGGTATTCATTATGTCAAGGGCTCACTGGATGTCACTGCATatagtgatgcagattgggcagggaaCCCTAATGATACAAGATCAACCACTGGAATGGTTATGTTTCTGGGGTCTAATCTCATTTCATGGTCATCTAAGAAACAAAACATTGTTTCTCGATCATTAACTGTAGCTGAATATTGTGTTTGTCAACTATAGCAGCTGAAATCAATTAGATCAAACAACTGTTGGTTTTTCTGCATGttccatttttttataaacCACTCCTTTTTTTGTGACAACTTATTTGCAATAGCCTTTACTTGCAATCCAATTCAGCATCAACGCACTAAGCACATTGAGATTGATGTGCATTTTGTTCAAGAGAGGGTAGCAAAACAGCAACTGCAGGTGCATTTCGTGTCTTTGAATGAACAGTTTGCTGATATACTTACAAAAAGACTCTCTGCACCACTATTTCAGACACATTGTGCCAATCTTGGGCTCAATTTCTCTGCTTTTGagcttgaggggggatgttaGGAGTATTAATTAGATCCTATGGCCATGTAATTGACATGTGTCAAGAGATTAAAAAGTTAGTTAAGTTTGTTGTGATTGTAGCTTAGAGTGCAAGCTACTATAGCTATTATATATAGCTTGTAATAAACAGTTGTAACTAATAAGAAATATCAATACATTTCCAAAgattccttctctctctaaaccctctcaatcttcttctcctctctctGCATAACAGTTCTTACCAAATCCTTCAATGGTTTACAGCTAGGTTATAAAATGACtgcttaataaaaataaaattgttcattTATGTGGCATCTGTACATCACTTGTTACATTATGTGGTATTAAAATGTGATAAGactataataatattattccaAATTGTTTAACTATAGCcatttaatactacggtctagtgatattcatcttcacttctaattgagaggtcttaggttggattaaaaaattgtttaacTATAATGCTATCAATatatatgagttttgttttggttacaatgtataggaagaaaattaaataaccaataataaaaatatcaatagaATACCCTTAATAATATGAATTCATAATCATAATGGCTCACATCACCAACAATCGCAATACATTAACGCAGGAGAAATGGATAAAACGAGGAACCTTTGATGAACAACAAATAGTAATTACT is from Pyrus communis chromosome 10, drPyrComm1.1, whole genome shotgun sequence and encodes:
- the LOC137748741 gene encoding 1-aminocyclopropane-1-carboxylate synthase 7-like produces the protein MGIEIEQQQQPSVELSKIAVSDTHGEDSPYFAGWKAYDENPYDESSNPSGVIQMGLAENQVSFDVLEKYLEEHSEASNWGAKASKGVSGFRENALFQDYHGLLSFRKAMASFMEQIRGGRAKFDPDRIVLTAGATAANELLTFIIADPGDALLVPTPYYPGFDRDLRWRTGVNIVPIHCGSSNNFQITPQALDAAYKEAEAKNMRVRGVLITNPSNPLGATVQRAVLEEILDFVTRENIHLVSDEIYSGSAFSSTEFISIAEILEDRQYKDAERVHIVYSLSKDLGLPGFRIGTVYSYNDKVVTTARRMSSFTLISSQTQHLLASMLSEKEFTENYIKTNRERLRKRYDMIIEGLKKSGIECLTGNAGLFCWMNLSPLLEKPTREGELALWDSMLYEVKLNISPGSSCHCSEPGWFRVCFANMSEQTLEVALKRIHNFMEQRKRSRN